In Paenibacillus sp. FSL R7-0345, a single window of DNA contains:
- a CDS encoding WYL domain-containing protein, whose translation MSHTHRIQWFDQQVRTGRYPNSRSLAEQFEISKRQAQRDIEYMASSLCAPLQYVARERGYCYEDDSFMLPYLYMTDQEKQILKYLAYRYSQYNYENGPGIRRIGHLLSRLTGQQELEREARLPLFAVNPRSLQMFELLDHAIRSRITVKLIYDGTDGELELCPLRLENHYDADHLIARPADQQAGQPRYYLLSSILQLQLTGQHFPDGPDPGSQTETGRRLKPFTARLRLTAAPPDGHWYGFPARLHSGDFYEVDFLDTELFIRHLLMTDWLELTSPKWLQDKVAARCRTVLHLLNPEEPN comes from the coding sequence TTGAGCCATACACACCGCATCCAATGGTTCGACCAGCAGGTGAGAACCGGCCGCTATCCGAACAGCAGATCGCTCGCAGAGCAATTTGAAATCTCCAAGCGCCAGGCTCAGCGGGATATTGAATATATGGCTTCCTCCTTGTGTGCACCGCTTCAGTACGTAGCCAGGGAACGCGGCTATTGCTATGAGGATGACAGCTTTATGCTGCCTTATCTGTATATGACCGATCAGGAGAAGCAAATCCTTAAATACCTGGCCTACCGCTACAGCCAGTATAATTACGAGAACGGGCCGGGGATACGGCGGATCGGCCATCTGCTGAGCCGCCTGACCGGACAGCAGGAGCTGGAGCGCGAGGCACGGCTGCCGCTTTTTGCGGTAAACCCCCGCAGCCTGCAGATGTTTGAGCTGCTGGATCATGCCATCCGAAGCCGGATCACCGTAAAGCTGATCTACGACGGTACAGACGGCGAGCTTGAGCTCTGTCCGCTCAGGCTTGAGAATCATTACGATGCCGACCATCTTATCGCAAGACCTGCGGATCAGCAGGCGGGACAGCCCAGATACTATCTGCTGTCCTCGATTCTTCAGCTGCAGCTGACCGGTCAGCATTTCCCGGACGGGCCTGACCCTGGCTCCCAGACGGAGACAGGACGCAGGCTGAAGCCGTTCACTGCCCGGCTCCGGCTGACAGCTGCCCCGCCGGACGGACACTGGTATGGCTTCCCGGCGCGGCTTCACAGCGGAGATTTCTACGAGGTGGATTTTCTGGATACAGAGCTGTTCATCCGCCACCTGCTGATGACAGACTGGCTGGAGCTTACCAGCCCTAAATGGCTGCAGGAT